A genomic window from Diospyros lotus cultivar Yz01 chromosome 2, ASM1463336v1, whole genome shotgun sequence includes:
- the LOC127793774 gene encoding BTB/POZ domain-containing protein At5g47800 isoform X5 has protein sequence MKYMRLGTRPDTFHTEEATRTVISDVASDLTININSISYLLHKHEVLSYCGLLQQLCSDSDNIALELHDIPGAKFLGMTEAVEKGNLVLKLEAFLNSCILEGWKDSILTLQTTGQLPEWSENLGITRRCIDSIVERILTPPAKVTWSYTYTRPGYAQKRHRPVPKDWWTEDVSDLDIDLFRCVLTAVRSTNLQPPQLIGEALHVYTCRWLPDTTKSWSPQCSTSQTEEFADRKPRILETIASLIPADRGSVSIGFLLRLLRIANFLGVSPVTKAELIRRSSLQLEEATVDDLLLPSQLSSNGQFHDVDLIGAVLESFLLHWRRLNFGEHGPSVLLIRKVGKLIDSYLQVVAADVNMPVAKVVSLAEALPEIARPTHDDLYKAINTYLKEHPGLTKAEKKQLCRILNCQKLSPEVCAHAVRNERLPLRTVVQVLFFEQERGGSSSRKPLGAAASHIIELPPDHDDEEQPTTCDEQSSSLRADQGTTDQGSRYKKCKSNGKMMQLKPKQDLVRREADKGGDHTIFTTRSEEAISGSAPTRYVKNYARDK, from the exons CATGAAGTTCTTTCCTACTGTGGCCTCCTACAACAACTGTGCTCAGATTCTGACAATATTGCTCTGGAGCTTCATGACATTCCTGGAG CTAAATTCCTTGGAATGACTGAAGCGGTTGAGAAAGGAAATTTGGTTCTAAAACTCGAAGCTTTTCTCAATTCATGCATTCTTGAAGGTTGGAAGGATTCCATTCTCACATTGCAGACAACTGGACAACTACCCGAGTGGTCAGAAAATCTTGGCATCACCAGGAGGTGCATTGATTCTATCGTTGAGAGAATCCTTACCCCCCCTGCCAAG GTCACATGGTCCTATACTTATACTAGACCGGGCTATGCTCAAAAACGCCACCGACCTGTGCCTAAGGATTGGTGGACAGAGGACGTGTCTGATCTTGATATAGATCTGTTCCGATGCGTTCTCACTGCTGTTAGATCAACAAACTTGCAACCTCCGCAGCTAATTGGGGAAGCTTTACATGTCTATACCTGCCGCTGGTTACCAGACACTACAAAGAGTTGGTCTCCTCAGTGTTCAACTTCTCAAACCGAAGAATTTGCAGATAGGAAACCCCGAATTCTTGAGACCATTGCTAGCTTGATTCCCGCAGATAGAGGATCGGTTTCAATTGGATTCTTGCTGAGACTACTTAGAATAGCAAATTTTCTGGGGGTGTCCCCAGTTACCAAGGCTGAACTCATAAGGCGATCTAGCCTACAACTTGAGGAGGCTACGGTGGATGACCTGCTATTACCTTCACAATTATCCTCCAATGGGCAATTTCATGATGTTGACTTGATTGGGGCAGTGTTAGAAAGTTTCCTGCTGCATTGGAGGAGACTTAACTTTGGAGAACATGGCCCATCAGTGCTGTTAATTCGCAAGGTTGGAAAGCTCATTGATTCTTATCTCCAAGTAGTGGCAGCGGATGTCAACATGCCAGTAGCCAAAGTAGTGTCTCTTGCAGAAGCTTTGCCAGAAATTGCTCGGCCTACCCACGATGATCTTTACAAGGCAATTAACACTTATCTaaag GAGCATCCTGGTCTGACAAAGGCGGAGAAAAAACAGCTCTGTCGCATACTGAATTGCCAAAAACTATCCCCGGAAGTATGCGCGCATGCTGTGAGGAATGAGAGGCTGCCGTTGAGAACAGTAGTGCAAGTCCTCTTCTTTGAACAAGAGAGAGGAGGATCCAGCAGCAGGAAGCCTCTAGGAGCAGCAGCAAGCCATATTATTGAGCTTCCACCTGATCATGATGATGAAGAGCAGCCTACCACTTGTGATGAACAATCCTCCTCCTTGAGAGCGGATCAGGGCACCACTGATCAAGGAAGTCGCTATAAAAAATGCAAATCTAATGGGAAGATGATGCAACTGAAGCCCAAGCAAGATCTGGTCAGAAGAGAAGCTGACAAGGGGGGAGATCATACAATTTTTACCACTAGATCAGAAGAAGCGATTTCTGGTTCTGCTCCCACAAGGTACGTAAAAAACTATGCAAGGGACAAGTAA
- the LOC127793774 gene encoding BTB/POZ domain-containing protein At5g47800 isoform X3, with the protein MKYMRLGTRPDTFHTEEATRTVISDVASDLTININSISYLLHKLQHEVLSYCGLLQQLCSDSDNIALELHDIPGGEDAFELCAKFCYGITINLGAHNIVPALCAAKFLGMTEAVEKGNLVLKLEAFLNSCILEGWKDSILTLQTTGQLPEWSENLGITRRCIDSIVERILTPPAKVTWSYTYTRPGYAQKRHRPVPKDWWTEDVSDLDIDLFRCVLTAVRSTNLQPPQLIGEALHVYTCRWLPDTTKSWSPQCSTSQTEEFADRKPRILETIASLIPADRGSVSIGFLLRLLRIANFLGVSPVTKAELIRRSSLQLEEATVDDLLLPSQLSSNGQFHDVDLIGAVLESFLLHWRRLNFGEHGPSVLLIRKVGKLIDSYLQVVAADVNMPVAKVVSLAEALPEIARPTHDDLYKEHPGLTKAEKKQLCRILNCQKLSPEVCAHAVRNERLPLRTVVQVLFFEQERGGSSSRKPLGAAASHIIELPPDHDDEEQPTTCDEQSSSLRADQGTTDQGSRYKKCKSNGKMMQLKPKQDLVRREADKGGDHTIFTTRSEEAISGSAPTRYVKNYARDK; encoded by the exons TTGCAGCATGAAGTTCTTTCCTACTGTGGCCTCCTACAACAACTGTGCTCAGATTCTGACAATATTGCTCTGGAGCTTCATGACATTCCTGGAGGTGAAGATGCTTTTGAGTTGTGTGCTAAGTTTTGCTATGGGATTACAATCAATCTTGGCGCACATAATATTGTACCTGCACTCTGCGCAGCTAAATTCCTTGGAATGACTGAAGCGGTTGAGAAAGGAAATTTGGTTCTAAAACTCGAAGCTTTTCTCAATTCATGCATTCTTGAAGGTTGGAAGGATTCCATTCTCACATTGCAGACAACTGGACAACTACCCGAGTGGTCAGAAAATCTTGGCATCACCAGGAGGTGCATTGATTCTATCGTTGAGAGAATCCTTACCCCCCCTGCCAAG GTCACATGGTCCTATACTTATACTAGACCGGGCTATGCTCAAAAACGCCACCGACCTGTGCCTAAGGATTGGTGGACAGAGGACGTGTCTGATCTTGATATAGATCTGTTCCGATGCGTTCTCACTGCTGTTAGATCAACAAACTTGCAACCTCCGCAGCTAATTGGGGAAGCTTTACATGTCTATACCTGCCGCTGGTTACCAGACACTACAAAGAGTTGGTCTCCTCAGTGTTCAACTTCTCAAACCGAAGAATTTGCAGATAGGAAACCCCGAATTCTTGAGACCATTGCTAGCTTGATTCCCGCAGATAGAGGATCGGTTTCAATTGGATTCTTGCTGAGACTACTTAGAATAGCAAATTTTCTGGGGGTGTCCCCAGTTACCAAGGCTGAACTCATAAGGCGATCTAGCCTACAACTTGAGGAGGCTACGGTGGATGACCTGCTATTACCTTCACAATTATCCTCCAATGGGCAATTTCATGATGTTGACTTGATTGGGGCAGTGTTAGAAAGTTTCCTGCTGCATTGGAGGAGACTTAACTTTGGAGAACATGGCCCATCAGTGCTGTTAATTCGCAAGGTTGGAAAGCTCATTGATTCTTATCTCCAAGTAGTGGCAGCGGATGTCAACATGCCAGTAGCCAAAGTAGTGTCTCTTGCAGAAGCTTTGCCAGAAATTGCTCGGCCTACCCACGATGATCTTTACAAG GAGCATCCTGGTCTGACAAAGGCGGAGAAAAAACAGCTCTGTCGCATACTGAATTGCCAAAAACTATCCCCGGAAGTATGCGCGCATGCTGTGAGGAATGAGAGGCTGCCGTTGAGAACAGTAGTGCAAGTCCTCTTCTTTGAACAAGAGAGAGGAGGATCCAGCAGCAGGAAGCCTCTAGGAGCAGCAGCAAGCCATATTATTGAGCTTCCACCTGATCATGATGATGAAGAGCAGCCTACCACTTGTGATGAACAATCCTCCTCCTTGAGAGCGGATCAGGGCACCACTGATCAAGGAAGTCGCTATAAAAAATGCAAATCTAATGGGAAGATGATGCAACTGAAGCCCAAGCAAGATCTGGTCAGAAGAGAAGCTGACAAGGGGGGAGATCATACAATTTTTACCACTAGATCAGAAGAAGCGATTTCTGGTTCTGCTCCCACAAGGTACGTAAAAAACTATGCAAGGGACAAGTAA
- the LOC127793774 gene encoding BTB/POZ domain-containing protein At5g47800 isoform X1, which produces MKYMRLGTRPDTFHTEEATRTVISDVASDLTININSISYLLHKLQHEVLSYCGLLQQLCSDSDNIALELHDIPGGEDAFELCAKFCYGITINLGAHNIVPALCAAKFLGMTEAVEKGNLVLKLEAFLNSCILEGWKDSILTLQTTGQLPEWSENLGITRRCIDSIVERILTPPAKVTWSYTYTRPGYAQKRHRPVPKDWWTEDVSDLDIDLFRCVLTAVRSTNLQPPQLIGEALHVYTCRWLPDTTKSWSPQCSTSQTEEFADRKPRILETIASLIPADRGSVSIGFLLRLLRIANFLGVSPVTKAELIRRSSLQLEEATVDDLLLPSQLSSNGQFHDVDLIGAVLESFLLHWRRLNFGEHGPSVLLIRKVGKLIDSYLQVVAADVNMPVAKVVSLAEALPEIARPTHDDLYKAINTYLKEHPGLTKAEKKQLCRILNCQKLSPEVCAHAVRNERLPLRTVVQVLFFEQERGGSSSRKPLGAAASHIIELPPDHDDEEQPTTCDEQSSSLRADQGTTDQGSRYKKCKSNGKMMQLKPKQDLVRREADKGGDHTIFTTRSEEAISGSAPTRYVKNYARDK; this is translated from the exons TTGCAGCATGAAGTTCTTTCCTACTGTGGCCTCCTACAACAACTGTGCTCAGATTCTGACAATATTGCTCTGGAGCTTCATGACATTCCTGGAGGTGAAGATGCTTTTGAGTTGTGTGCTAAGTTTTGCTATGGGATTACAATCAATCTTGGCGCACATAATATTGTACCTGCACTCTGCGCAGCTAAATTCCTTGGAATGACTGAAGCGGTTGAGAAAGGAAATTTGGTTCTAAAACTCGAAGCTTTTCTCAATTCATGCATTCTTGAAGGTTGGAAGGATTCCATTCTCACATTGCAGACAACTGGACAACTACCCGAGTGGTCAGAAAATCTTGGCATCACCAGGAGGTGCATTGATTCTATCGTTGAGAGAATCCTTACCCCCCCTGCCAAG GTCACATGGTCCTATACTTATACTAGACCGGGCTATGCTCAAAAACGCCACCGACCTGTGCCTAAGGATTGGTGGACAGAGGACGTGTCTGATCTTGATATAGATCTGTTCCGATGCGTTCTCACTGCTGTTAGATCAACAAACTTGCAACCTCCGCAGCTAATTGGGGAAGCTTTACATGTCTATACCTGCCGCTGGTTACCAGACACTACAAAGAGTTGGTCTCCTCAGTGTTCAACTTCTCAAACCGAAGAATTTGCAGATAGGAAACCCCGAATTCTTGAGACCATTGCTAGCTTGATTCCCGCAGATAGAGGATCGGTTTCAATTGGATTCTTGCTGAGACTACTTAGAATAGCAAATTTTCTGGGGGTGTCCCCAGTTACCAAGGCTGAACTCATAAGGCGATCTAGCCTACAACTTGAGGAGGCTACGGTGGATGACCTGCTATTACCTTCACAATTATCCTCCAATGGGCAATTTCATGATGTTGACTTGATTGGGGCAGTGTTAGAAAGTTTCCTGCTGCATTGGAGGAGACTTAACTTTGGAGAACATGGCCCATCAGTGCTGTTAATTCGCAAGGTTGGAAAGCTCATTGATTCTTATCTCCAAGTAGTGGCAGCGGATGTCAACATGCCAGTAGCCAAAGTAGTGTCTCTTGCAGAAGCTTTGCCAGAAATTGCTCGGCCTACCCACGATGATCTTTACAAGGCAATTAACACTTATCTaaag GAGCATCCTGGTCTGACAAAGGCGGAGAAAAAACAGCTCTGTCGCATACTGAATTGCCAAAAACTATCCCCGGAAGTATGCGCGCATGCTGTGAGGAATGAGAGGCTGCCGTTGAGAACAGTAGTGCAAGTCCTCTTCTTTGAACAAGAGAGAGGAGGATCCAGCAGCAGGAAGCCTCTAGGAGCAGCAGCAAGCCATATTATTGAGCTTCCACCTGATCATGATGATGAAGAGCAGCCTACCACTTGTGATGAACAATCCTCCTCCTTGAGAGCGGATCAGGGCACCACTGATCAAGGAAGTCGCTATAAAAAATGCAAATCTAATGGGAAGATGATGCAACTGAAGCCCAAGCAAGATCTGGTCAGAAGAGAAGCTGACAAGGGGGGAGATCATACAATTTTTACCACTAGATCAGAAGAAGCGATTTCTGGTTCTGCTCCCACAAGGTACGTAAAAAACTATGCAAGGGACAAGTAA
- the LOC127793774 gene encoding BTB/POZ domain-containing protein At5g47800 isoform X4, whose translation MKYMRLGTRPDTFHTEEATRTVISDVASDLTININSISYLLHKLQHEVLSYCGLLQQLCSDSDNIALELHDIPGAKFLGMTEAVEKGNLVLKLEAFLNSCILEGWKDSILTLQTTGQLPEWSENLGITRRCIDSIVERILTPPAKVTWSYTYTRPGYAQKRHRPVPKDWWTEDVSDLDIDLFRCVLTAVRSTNLQPPQLIGEALHVYTCRWLPDTTKSWSPQCSTSQTEEFADRKPRILETIASLIPADRGSVSIGFLLRLLRIANFLGVSPVTKAELIRRSSLQLEEATVDDLLLPSQLSSNGQFHDVDLIGAVLESFLLHWRRLNFGEHGPSVLLIRKVGKLIDSYLQVVAADVNMPVAKVVSLAEALPEIARPTHDDLYKAINTYLKEHPGLTKAEKKQLCRILNCQKLSPEVCAHAVRNERLPLRTVVQVLFFEQERGGSSSRKPLGAAASHIIELPPDHDDEEQPTTCDEQSSSLRADQGTTDQGSRYKKCKSNGKMMQLKPKQDLVRREADKGGDHTIFTTRSEEAISGSAPTRYVKNYARDK comes from the exons TTGCAGCATGAAGTTCTTTCCTACTGTGGCCTCCTACAACAACTGTGCTCAGATTCTGACAATATTGCTCTGGAGCTTCATGACATTCCTGGAG CTAAATTCCTTGGAATGACTGAAGCGGTTGAGAAAGGAAATTTGGTTCTAAAACTCGAAGCTTTTCTCAATTCATGCATTCTTGAAGGTTGGAAGGATTCCATTCTCACATTGCAGACAACTGGACAACTACCCGAGTGGTCAGAAAATCTTGGCATCACCAGGAGGTGCATTGATTCTATCGTTGAGAGAATCCTTACCCCCCCTGCCAAG GTCACATGGTCCTATACTTATACTAGACCGGGCTATGCTCAAAAACGCCACCGACCTGTGCCTAAGGATTGGTGGACAGAGGACGTGTCTGATCTTGATATAGATCTGTTCCGATGCGTTCTCACTGCTGTTAGATCAACAAACTTGCAACCTCCGCAGCTAATTGGGGAAGCTTTACATGTCTATACCTGCCGCTGGTTACCAGACACTACAAAGAGTTGGTCTCCTCAGTGTTCAACTTCTCAAACCGAAGAATTTGCAGATAGGAAACCCCGAATTCTTGAGACCATTGCTAGCTTGATTCCCGCAGATAGAGGATCGGTTTCAATTGGATTCTTGCTGAGACTACTTAGAATAGCAAATTTTCTGGGGGTGTCCCCAGTTACCAAGGCTGAACTCATAAGGCGATCTAGCCTACAACTTGAGGAGGCTACGGTGGATGACCTGCTATTACCTTCACAATTATCCTCCAATGGGCAATTTCATGATGTTGACTTGATTGGGGCAGTGTTAGAAAGTTTCCTGCTGCATTGGAGGAGACTTAACTTTGGAGAACATGGCCCATCAGTGCTGTTAATTCGCAAGGTTGGAAAGCTCATTGATTCTTATCTCCAAGTAGTGGCAGCGGATGTCAACATGCCAGTAGCCAAAGTAGTGTCTCTTGCAGAAGCTTTGCCAGAAATTGCTCGGCCTACCCACGATGATCTTTACAAGGCAATTAACACTTATCTaaag GAGCATCCTGGTCTGACAAAGGCGGAGAAAAAACAGCTCTGTCGCATACTGAATTGCCAAAAACTATCCCCGGAAGTATGCGCGCATGCTGTGAGGAATGAGAGGCTGCCGTTGAGAACAGTAGTGCAAGTCCTCTTCTTTGAACAAGAGAGAGGAGGATCCAGCAGCAGGAAGCCTCTAGGAGCAGCAGCAAGCCATATTATTGAGCTTCCACCTGATCATGATGATGAAGAGCAGCCTACCACTTGTGATGAACAATCCTCCTCCTTGAGAGCGGATCAGGGCACCACTGATCAAGGAAGTCGCTATAAAAAATGCAAATCTAATGGGAAGATGATGCAACTGAAGCCCAAGCAAGATCTGGTCAGAAGAGAAGCTGACAAGGGGGGAGATCATACAATTTTTACCACTAGATCAGAAGAAGCGATTTCTGGTTCTGCTCCCACAAGGTACGTAAAAAACTATGCAAGGGACAAGTAA
- the LOC127793774 gene encoding BTB/POZ domain-containing protein At5g47800 isoform X2, which produces MKYMRLGTRPDTFHTEEATRTVISDVASDLTININSISYLLHKHEVLSYCGLLQQLCSDSDNIALELHDIPGGEDAFELCAKFCYGITINLGAHNIVPALCAAKFLGMTEAVEKGNLVLKLEAFLNSCILEGWKDSILTLQTTGQLPEWSENLGITRRCIDSIVERILTPPAKVTWSYTYTRPGYAQKRHRPVPKDWWTEDVSDLDIDLFRCVLTAVRSTNLQPPQLIGEALHVYTCRWLPDTTKSWSPQCSTSQTEEFADRKPRILETIASLIPADRGSVSIGFLLRLLRIANFLGVSPVTKAELIRRSSLQLEEATVDDLLLPSQLSSNGQFHDVDLIGAVLESFLLHWRRLNFGEHGPSVLLIRKVGKLIDSYLQVVAADVNMPVAKVVSLAEALPEIARPTHDDLYKAINTYLKEHPGLTKAEKKQLCRILNCQKLSPEVCAHAVRNERLPLRTVVQVLFFEQERGGSSSRKPLGAAASHIIELPPDHDDEEQPTTCDEQSSSLRADQGTTDQGSRYKKCKSNGKMMQLKPKQDLVRREADKGGDHTIFTTRSEEAISGSAPTRYVKNYARDK; this is translated from the exons CATGAAGTTCTTTCCTACTGTGGCCTCCTACAACAACTGTGCTCAGATTCTGACAATATTGCTCTGGAGCTTCATGACATTCCTGGAGGTGAAGATGCTTTTGAGTTGTGTGCTAAGTTTTGCTATGGGATTACAATCAATCTTGGCGCACATAATATTGTACCTGCACTCTGCGCAGCTAAATTCCTTGGAATGACTGAAGCGGTTGAGAAAGGAAATTTGGTTCTAAAACTCGAAGCTTTTCTCAATTCATGCATTCTTGAAGGTTGGAAGGATTCCATTCTCACATTGCAGACAACTGGACAACTACCCGAGTGGTCAGAAAATCTTGGCATCACCAGGAGGTGCATTGATTCTATCGTTGAGAGAATCCTTACCCCCCCTGCCAAG GTCACATGGTCCTATACTTATACTAGACCGGGCTATGCTCAAAAACGCCACCGACCTGTGCCTAAGGATTGGTGGACAGAGGACGTGTCTGATCTTGATATAGATCTGTTCCGATGCGTTCTCACTGCTGTTAGATCAACAAACTTGCAACCTCCGCAGCTAATTGGGGAAGCTTTACATGTCTATACCTGCCGCTGGTTACCAGACACTACAAAGAGTTGGTCTCCTCAGTGTTCAACTTCTCAAACCGAAGAATTTGCAGATAGGAAACCCCGAATTCTTGAGACCATTGCTAGCTTGATTCCCGCAGATAGAGGATCGGTTTCAATTGGATTCTTGCTGAGACTACTTAGAATAGCAAATTTTCTGGGGGTGTCCCCAGTTACCAAGGCTGAACTCATAAGGCGATCTAGCCTACAACTTGAGGAGGCTACGGTGGATGACCTGCTATTACCTTCACAATTATCCTCCAATGGGCAATTTCATGATGTTGACTTGATTGGGGCAGTGTTAGAAAGTTTCCTGCTGCATTGGAGGAGACTTAACTTTGGAGAACATGGCCCATCAGTGCTGTTAATTCGCAAGGTTGGAAAGCTCATTGATTCTTATCTCCAAGTAGTGGCAGCGGATGTCAACATGCCAGTAGCCAAAGTAGTGTCTCTTGCAGAAGCTTTGCCAGAAATTGCTCGGCCTACCCACGATGATCTTTACAAGGCAATTAACACTTATCTaaag GAGCATCCTGGTCTGACAAAGGCGGAGAAAAAACAGCTCTGTCGCATACTGAATTGCCAAAAACTATCCCCGGAAGTATGCGCGCATGCTGTGAGGAATGAGAGGCTGCCGTTGAGAACAGTAGTGCAAGTCCTCTTCTTTGAACAAGAGAGAGGAGGATCCAGCAGCAGGAAGCCTCTAGGAGCAGCAGCAAGCCATATTATTGAGCTTCCACCTGATCATGATGATGAAGAGCAGCCTACCACTTGTGATGAACAATCCTCCTCCTTGAGAGCGGATCAGGGCACCACTGATCAAGGAAGTCGCTATAAAAAATGCAAATCTAATGGGAAGATGATGCAACTGAAGCCCAAGCAAGATCTGGTCAGAAGAGAAGCTGACAAGGGGGGAGATCATACAATTTTTACCACTAGATCAGAAGAAGCGATTTCTGGTTCTGCTCCCACAAGGTACGTAAAAAACTATGCAAGGGACAAGTAA